The following are from one region of the Sardina pilchardus chromosome 4, fSarPil1.1, whole genome shotgun sequence genome:
- the LOC134079076 gene encoding uncharacterized protein LOC134079076, with protein sequence MFECWVSDDLMKMLDVEVLGWCLSVGSLMKMLDVEVLGWCLSVGSLMKMLDVEVLGWCLSVGSLMKMLDVEVLGWCLSVGSLMKMLDVEVLGWCLSVGSLMKMLDVEVLGWCLSVGSLMKMLDVEVLGWWDWAYFYETHKMSFEAAQKYCRTHHTDLVTIRSLQEHDAIQQKIMNTMSTTSSSAWIGLRRTWAWSDQSSSTHRAWGSGQPRLQHSDPCHNYTVLNDPWRATTNLDQSVLKCDKNVQWQGWYLMVHQEVRVRMPNVCVPEKRCGTQIPLWMNGSHPHPEDGIVTREVCGHWHSDCCQYNSTPIQVKACPGNYTVYTFNSPPRCPLAYCADLGNEAVLPTTTPVAITLDLSNEEVLTTTAPAPITSDGLVLVREHVSWHDALAGCKSRGLELVSILSAELAARVRVLARSASTPHVWLGLRYACGLRVWFWVSGWSVCYQDWAPGNRTGEVPQGWGTGALSRTQPQHWVSLHQHTPLNFICSK encoded by the exons ATGTTTGAGTGCTGGGTCTCAGATGATCTGATGAAGATGCTGGATGTAGAGGTCCTGGGCTGGTGTTTGAGTGTTGGGTCTCTTATGAAGATGTTGGATGTAGAGGTCCTGGGCTGGTGTTTGAGTGTTGGGTCTCTTATGAAGATGCTGGATGTAGAGGTCCTGGGCTGGTGTTTGAGTGTTGGGTCTCTTATGAAGATGCTGGATGTAGAGGTCCTGGGCTGGTGTTTGAGTGTTGGGTCTCTTATGAAGATGCTGGATGTAGAGGTCCTGGGCTGGTGTTTGAGTGTTGGGTCTCTTATGAAGATGCTGGATGTAGAGGTCCTGGGCTGGTGTTTGAGTGTTGGGTCTCTTATGAAGATGCTGGATGTAGAGGTCCTGGGCTGGT GGGACTGGGCCTACTTCTATGAGACTCATAAGATGTCGTTTGAAGCGGCTCAGAAGTACtgcagaacacatcacacagaccTGGTCACAATCAGGAGCCTGCAGGAACACGACGCAATCCAGCAGAAGATCATGAACACCAtgagcaccaccagcagcagcgcgTGGATTGGACTGCGCAGGACGTGGGCGTGGTCAGACCAGAGTAGCTCCACCCACAGAGCCTGGGGGAGTGGCCAGCCCAGAC TTCAACACAGTGATCCTTGTCATAATTACACTGTGCTGAATGATCCCTGGAGGGCCACCACCAACCTGGACCAATCAGTGCTCAAGTGTGACAAGAATGTCCAGTGGCAGGGCTGGTATCTGATGGTCCACCAGGAAGTGCGTGTGCGGATGCctaacgtgtgtgtgcctgagaagCGCTGTGGTACTCAAATACCCCTCTGGATGAATGGATCTCACCCCCACCCAGAGGATGGCATCGTGACCAGGGAGGTGTGTGGGCACTGGCATAGTGACTGCTGCCAGTACAATTCAACCCCCATACAGGTTAAAGCTTGTCCTGGAAACTACACTGTTTACACATTTAACAGTCCTCCAAGATGTCCTTTGGCATATTGTGCag atCTGGGCAATGAAGCGGTCCTTCCAACTACAACTCCTGTTGCAATAACTCTAG ATTTGAGCAATGAAGAAGTCCTTACAACTACAGCTCCTGCTCCAATAACTTCAG ATGGCCTGGTCCTGGTGAGGGAGCATGTCAGCTGGCATGATGCGCTGGCAGGCTGTAAGTCCCGGGGTCTGGAGCTGGTGTCCATCCTCAGTGCGGAGCTGGCTGCGCGGGTACGAGTGCTGGCGCGCTCGGCCTCCACCCCCCACGTGTGGCTGGGGCTGCGCTACGCCTGCGGCCTGCGCGTCTGGTTCTGGGTGAGCGGGTGGAGCGTCTGCTACCAGGACTGGGCCCCTGGGAACCGGACCGGGGAAGTGCCACAGGGCTGGGGGACCGGCGCCCTGTCCAGAACCCAGCCCCAGCACTGGGTCAgcctgcaccaacacacacccctcaacttCATCTGCAGCAAGTAG